The Deinococcota bacterium genome includes the window AGACCCGAGTGGGTCAGCCAGCAAGACTTCGAACGCTGGCAGGCGCGGCGCCGCTGGGCGCGCGCGGGCATCATGTACACGGTGATGCTCTTTTTCGCTGTCATCTTTCTGGGACCACTGCTCTTTGCGACCGTCTCGAGCGTGAAGACCGACCCGCTCGAATACCCGCCTACGCTGGCGGTTCAGCAACTCTCGCCGCGAAACTGGGCGGCCGCCGCCCGGCTGGGTGTCGCGGGCGCAGGCGACCGCTGGTGGGGCGGCTTCGCCCCCGGCGCCAA containing:
- a CDS encoding carbohydrate ABC transporter permease gives rise to the protein MARALAPDARPEWVSQQDFERWQARRRWARAGIMYTVMLFFAVIFLGPLLFATVSSVKTDPLEYPPTLAVQQLSPRNWAAAARLGVAGAGDRWWGGFAPGANVPFEVTYFVSAGREPEVPEVDVPRRRPGAGLGARQVIDYAADYATITEIQETSREEGSYSIGGQEVSGQ